From Erwinia sp. HDF1-3R, one genomic window encodes:
- the yfdV gene encoding transporter YfdV has translation MFSFFLSDLLPIIVVMLLGYASGKRHTFSEEQARALNKLVLNFALPAALFVSIARADRDMIFADTRMTIVAFIVVLGCFFFSWFGCYTFFKRTRAEAAVCALIAGSPTIGFLGFAVLDPIYGDSVKTGLVVAIISIIVNAITIPIGLYLLNPSARDDDKGSSGKSALVSAFKEPVVWAPVLATALVLLGIKIPNAWDPCFNLIAQTNSGVAVFAAGLTLAAHKFEFSLEIVYNTLLKLILMPLLMLLVGWLVHVDAQQLQMMVLAGALPPAFSGIIIASRFNIYTRTGTASLAVSVLGFIVTAPMWIYISRLVA, from the coding sequence ATGTTTAGCTTTTTTTTGAGTGATTTATTACCCATCATTGTGGTGATGCTATTAGGTTATGCCAGTGGTAAGCGCCATACGTTTTCTGAAGAACAGGCGCGCGCGCTAAATAAATTAGTGCTTAATTTCGCCTTGCCCGCTGCCTTATTTGTCTCTATTGCGCGTGCTGACAGGGATATGATATTTGCCGATACCCGGATGACAATCGTCGCGTTTATTGTTGTACTCGGCTGCTTTTTTTTCTCATGGTTCGGCTGCTATACCTTTTTTAAACGTACCCGTGCAGAAGCGGCTGTCTGCGCGCTCATTGCCGGTTCTCCTACCATTGGTTTTCTCGGATTTGCAGTACTTGATCCGATTTATGGTGACTCCGTAAAAACGGGCCTGGTCGTCGCGATTATCTCGATTATCGTTAACGCTATTACTATTCCTATTGGACTCTATTTGCTTAATCCCTCTGCAAGAGACGACGATAAGGGGAGTAGCGGAAAAAGTGCTCTTGTTTCGGCATTTAAAGAACCCGTGGTATGGGCCCCCGTACTGGCTACAGCATTAGTCTTGCTCGGTATCAAAATACCCAATGCGTGGGATCCTTGCTTTAACTTGATAGCACAAACGAATTCTGGCGTAGCCGTATTTGCGGCGGGTTTGACGCTGGCTGCACATAAATTCGAATTCAGCCTGGAGATTGTTTACAACACCTTGCTAAAACTGATTTTAATGCCGCTGTTGATGCTATTGGTTGGGTGGCTGGTCCACGTTGATGCGCAACAATTGCAGATGATGGTGCTGGCTGGCGCATTACCGCCTGCATTCTCGGGTATTATTATTGCCAGCCGCTTTAATATATATACCCGCACAGGGACCGCATCGCTGGCTGTTAGCGTGTTGGGGTTCATTGTCACAGCGCCCATGTGGATTTATATCAGTCGTCTTGTTGCCTGA
- the frc gene encoding formyl-CoA transferase — MSYPLTGIKVLDFTGVQSGPSCTQMLAWFGADVIKIERPGVGDVTRHQLRDIPDIDALYFTMLNSNKRSIELNTKTPEGKEVMEKLIREADVLVENFHPGAMDHMGFTWEYIQEINPRLIFGSIKGFNDCSPYVNVKAYENVAQAAGGAASTTGFWDGPPLVSSAALGDSNTGMHLLIGLLAALLHREKTGRGQRVTMSMQDAVLNLCRVKLRDQQRLEKVGYLEEYPQYPNGKFGDAVPRGGNAGGGGQPGWILKCKGWETDPNAYIYFTIQEQNWENTCKAVNKPEWINDAAYSTAAARQPHIFDIFAEIEKHLSKMDKHEAVAYLSQYDVPCAPVLSMKEIARDTSLRESGSVVEVEQPQRGKYLTVGCPMKFSGFTPDIKAAPLLGQHTDDILKELGYNEEEINVMRTHKAI, encoded by the coding sequence ATGTCATATCCACTAACTGGAATAAAAGTTTTAGACTTTACGGGTGTTCAATCAGGGCCATCCTGTACGCAAATGCTGGCATGGTTTGGTGCTGATGTTATAAAAATTGAAAGACCGGGCGTTGGGGATGTTACCCGCCACCAGCTGCGCGATATCCCCGATATCGATGCTCTTTATTTCACTATGCTCAACAGTAATAAGCGTTCCATTGAATTAAACACTAAAACGCCGGAAGGCAAAGAGGTGATGGAAAAACTTATTCGAGAAGCAGATGTTCTGGTGGAAAACTTTCATCCGGGTGCGATGGATCATATGGGCTTCACATGGGAGTATATTCAGGAAATTAATCCCCGATTAATTTTCGGTTCGATTAAGGGTTTTAATGACTGCTCGCCATACGTAAATGTTAAAGCGTATGAAAACGTCGCTCAGGCCGCAGGTGGTGCAGCGTCAACCACAGGTTTTTGGGACGGCCCACCGTTAGTCAGCTCAGCAGCATTAGGAGACAGCAATACCGGGATGCATCTGCTGATTGGATTGCTGGCCGCGTTGCTACACCGGGAAAAAACGGGCCGTGGACAGCGTGTTACCATGTCTATGCAGGATGCAGTTCTGAACCTGTGCCGTGTCAAATTGCGCGATCAGCAGCGTCTTGAAAAAGTCGGTTACCTTGAAGAGTACCCTCAATACCCGAATGGTAAATTCGGCGATGCAGTGCCTCGTGGTGGCAATGCAGGCGGTGGCGGCCAGCCTGGCTGGATCCTGAAATGTAAAGGGTGGGAAACCGATCCAAACGCCTATATCTATTTCACCATACAGGAACAGAACTGGGAAAACACCTGTAAAGCGGTTAATAAACCTGAATGGATTAATGATGCGGCTTATAGCACCGCAGCTGCACGCCAACCTCATATATTTGATATCTTCGCTGAAATTGAAAAACACCTGTCAAAAATGGACAAGCATGAAGCCGTGGCATATTTAAGCCAGTACGATGTACCCTGCGCTCCAGTATTAAGCATGAAAGAAATTGCGCGTGATACCTCTTTGCGTGAAAGCGGAAGTGTGGTGGAAGTTGAACAGCCTCAGCGCGGTAAATATCTTACCGTGGGTTGCCCGATGAAATTCTCTGGATTTACGCCGGATATTAAAGCTGCACCATTATTAGGCCAGCACACAGACGATATTCTTAAAGAACTGGGTTATAACGAAGAAGAAATTAACGTTATGCGTACCCATAAAGCCATTTGA
- the yfdE gene encoding CoA:oxalate CoA-transferase — translation MNESISKGPFDGLLIIDLTHVLNGPFGTQILCDLGARVIKVEQPGHGDDTRTYGPYVDGQSLYYSFVNRGKESVVLNLKEDKDRAIFINMLQKADVLAENFRPGTMEKLGFSWEALQKINPRLIYASSSGFGHTGPMRNAPAYDTIIQAMSGIMMETGFADGPPVRVGTSLSDLCAGVYMFCGIASALYGREKKGRGAHVDIAMFDSTLSFLEHGLMAYIATGKSPERLGNRHPYMAPFDVFNTQDKPVTICCGNDSLFQALCKALDLEALPADPRFASNVMRVQNQAQLKMKLESVLNTQPADYWLSRIHQAGVPVAPLLSVSEAMELPQTQARNMLVEAGGIRMPGNPIKISGYPDPHIRPGAAALDQDGVKIRQEFN, via the coding sequence ATGAATGAATCAATTTCTAAAGGGCCTTTTGATGGCCTGTTAATTATTGACCTGACACATGTTCTGAACGGTCCATTTGGCACACAGATCCTGTGTGACTTAGGCGCTCGCGTGATTAAAGTTGAGCAGCCTGGCCACGGTGATGATACCCGAACTTACGGTCCTTATGTTGACGGTCAATCCCTCTATTATAGTTTTGTAAACCGCGGCAAGGAGAGTGTTGTACTCAATTTAAAAGAGGATAAAGACCGCGCAATATTTATCAATATGCTACAAAAGGCAGATGTCCTTGCCGAAAACTTCCGTCCAGGAACCATGGAAAAGCTGGGCTTTTCCTGGGAGGCATTGCAAAAAATAAATCCCCGGCTGATTTACGCCTCATCATCAGGTTTTGGGCATACCGGTCCGATGAGAAATGCTCCCGCTTATGACACTATCATTCAGGCAATGAGCGGAATTATGATGGAAACCGGTTTTGCCGATGGCCCGCCCGTGAGAGTAGGAACATCCCTGTCGGACCTGTGTGCAGGCGTCTATATGTTTTGCGGCATTGCCAGCGCGCTTTATGGACGCGAAAAAAAAGGCCGGGGAGCGCATGTTGATATCGCGATGTTTGATTCCACGTTGTCATTCCTCGAGCACGGTTTGATGGCATATATTGCGACAGGAAAATCACCGGAGCGGTTAGGTAATCGTCATCCTTATATGGCACCTTTTGATGTATTCAATACTCAGGATAAACCCGTCACGATTTGCTGCGGTAATGACAGCTTATTCCAGGCTTTATGCAAGGCATTGGATCTTGAGGCTCTGCCAGCGGATCCGCGTTTTGCCAGTAATGTGATGCGAGTGCAAAATCAAGCTCAACTGAAAATGAAGCTTGAAAGCGTTCTGAACACCCAACCTGCTGATTACTGGTTAAGCCGTATTCACCAGGCAGGCGTGCCAGTTGCCCCCTTGCTGAGCGTATCAGAGGCCATGGAGTTACCTCAAACACAGGCCAGAAATATGCTGGTCGAAGCTGGCGGAATTCGGATGCCAGGTAATCCAATCAAAATAAGTGGTTATCCCGATCCACATATTCGTCCCGGTGCCGCTGCACTAGACCAGGATGGAGTGAAAATACGCCAGGAGTTTAATTAA
- the oxc gene encoding oxalyl-CoA decarboxylase, whose product MSEQARLTDGMHIIVEALKKNNIHTIYGVAGIPVTDLARHAQAEGIRYIGFRHEQSAGYAAAISGFITQKPGICLTVSAPGFLNGLTALAHATVNGFPMIQISGSSNRAIVDLQQGDYEELDQMNAAKPYAKASYRVNRPEDLGIALARAIRAAVSGRPGGVYLDLTAEVLAAPLEKDAAAKSIFAVENAAPQYPPCPSSVNRALSLLASAKRPLIILGKGAAYSQADGPIRDFIETTQIPFLPMSMAKGLLEDTHPQSAATARSFVLANADVVMLVGARLNWLLSHGKKGWAQDTQYIQLEIDPQEIDSNRPIAAPVVGDIASSMQAFVSKVLEHPVVAPRDWIESLDQHRQQNVAKMHDKLYTETPQLNYFNALRAIRDVLDENRDIYVVNEGANTLDNARNIINMYKPRRRLDCGTWGVMGVGLGYAIGAAVTSGKPVLAIEGDSAFGFSGMEIETICRYKLPVTVVIFNNGGIYRGDGVNLSGGMDPSPTDLLHHARYERIAEAFGGMGHHVTTAPELQEAITTSLNSGQPTIINVVIDPAAGTESGHITQLNPKQIQ is encoded by the coding sequence ATGTCTGAGCAAGCCCGCTTGACAGATGGTATGCATATCATCGTCGAAGCACTGAAGAAAAATAATATCCATACTATTTACGGCGTCGCCGGCATTCCAGTAACCGATTTGGCCCGTCATGCACAAGCGGAAGGCATCCGTTATATTGGTTTTCGTCATGAACAGTCCGCGGGATATGCCGCTGCGATTAGCGGTTTTATCACTCAAAAACCGGGTATCTGCCTCACCGTGTCAGCCCCCGGTTTCCTGAATGGTTTGACAGCCCTGGCGCATGCGACGGTAAATGGTTTTCCAATGATTCAAATCAGCGGTTCTAGCAATCGCGCAATCGTCGACCTCCAGCAGGGAGACTACGAAGAGCTGGACCAGATGAACGCGGCGAAGCCTTATGCTAAAGCGTCTTATCGCGTTAACCGGCCCGAAGATTTAGGCATTGCACTGGCGCGCGCCATCCGTGCCGCTGTCTCTGGACGTCCGGGCGGCGTTTATCTGGATTTAACCGCCGAGGTTCTTGCAGCGCCACTGGAGAAAGATGCCGCAGCAAAATCGATTTTCGCTGTTGAAAATGCTGCGCCGCAATACCCCCCCTGCCCCTCTTCGGTAAATCGTGCGCTTAGTTTACTGGCGAGCGCAAAGCGCCCATTGATCATCCTCGGTAAAGGCGCAGCATATTCGCAGGCCGATGGGCCTATTCGCGACTTTATTGAGACGACTCAGATTCCTTTTTTACCCATGTCGATGGCAAAAGGATTGCTGGAAGATACGCACCCGCAGTCGGCTGCCACCGCCAGATCTTTCGTACTGGCGAACGCGGATGTGGTGATGTTAGTGGGCGCCCGCCTTAACTGGCTGTTATCGCATGGTAAAAAAGGCTGGGCTCAGGATACACAGTATATTCAGTTAGAAATTGATCCCCAGGAGATAGACAGCAACCGCCCCATTGCGGCCCCGGTGGTCGGCGATATTGCATCCAGCATGCAGGCATTTGTCAGCAAAGTTCTGGAACATCCTGTCGTTGCTCCCCGTGACTGGATTGAATCACTGGACCAGCACCGGCAGCAGAACGTGGCAAAAATGCACGACAAGCTCTACACCGAAACGCCGCAGTTAAACTATTTCAATGCATTGCGTGCCATACGAGATGTGCTTGATGAAAACCGCGATATCTATGTTGTGAACGAGGGGGCAAATACCCTTGATAATGCTCGTAATATCATCAATATGTATAAGCCCCGCAGGCGTCTTGACTGTGGTACCTGGGGTGTGATGGGCGTTGGACTGGGCTACGCTATCGGCGCTGCGGTCACATCTGGTAAACCCGTACTGGCGATTGAGGGAGACAGCGCATTTGGTTTCAGTGGTATGGAGATTGAAACGATTTGTCGCTATAAGCTGCCGGTAACCGTGGTCATTTTCAATAACGGCGGCATTTATCGCGGCGACGGCGTGAACCTCAGCGGCGGCATGGACCCTTCTCCGACGGATCTCCTGCACCATGCGCGTTATGAAAGAATTGCTGAAGCTTTTGGTGGAATGGGTCACCACGTTACGACGGCACCTGAACTTCAGGAGGCCATAACGACCAGCCTTAATTCAGGCCAACCTACGATCATTAATGTAGTCATTGATCCTGCGGCGGGTACGGAGAGCGGACATATTACCCAGCTTAATCCTAAGCAAATCCAGTAA